In the Trichoderma atroviride chromosome 4, complete sequence genome, TATATGGGTATCAAGTCATTAATATTTCTGTCCTCGCTGCTGTAAACGCTTCATAAACACTCCAACTCAAGGCACTCTTCTACTCCAGTCCAAGAGGCGTCCGCCTGACTTGACCGGGCGGCTTGACCTCAAACATGGCATTCCACGCCGTCTCGTCAACGTCAAACTTCTTGGACACTTCAAACGCATTGCACTTTGCGTCCCACGGCCCGCAGTCCGCCTCGCACACCGTCCCGTTCTTGGGCATCGTGCCCAGTGCGAGATAGTCCGAGACAATCTTCCAGGTGCACTTGCTCGGCGCGCTGGCCCAGGCCGTGTGGCCAAAGCTCTTCTGCTTCACGATGACGGACCCGGcgtggctgctggcggcctCTTTTGCGGCACCGAACGGCGTCACGGGATCGAGATTCGAACCGAGAAACAGCAGCGGCGCGGCTGGGCGGTCCATCTCGAGATTGGCGCTGTGGGCGGGCGTGCGGAAGGGGCCCTGGAAGTCCCAGTTGGCGCGGAATGGCCAGGCCGCGCACCTGAAGCGGAGCGACGCCCAcgagaagccaaagagcTTGGACTGCTTGCGCTGCTGCGAGACATGATTCGTCCACCAGGCGATGGTGCGGGCGCTGATGTCCGGGCCGTCGCCGCAGAGAACCGCCGCGCCCTGCTCGTCCTTGACTTGCGGCATCGCTGAGACTGAGCCGTTGCTGTCCTTGCCGCGAAGCGCGTCTCCGAGCTTGGGAACCTCCAGATCGGCCCATTGCGGCCATTGATCCGGGAACCCCCTCATGCCTTTGTGAAGCGCCTTCGCCAGCGGCTGAAAGTGCTGCACAGGGCTGTACATGGCGttggcgacgatgcggcGAACGTCCTCCCCCCTGAGCGCCATGAGCCCGCCCAAAGTCGAGTTGACGGCCATGGGGTAGACGTCGAGGCGGTTGGCCCATTCGTGGAAGCGTTTCTGGGCGGCTTCCCAGTTCTTGTCGGTCTTGAGAAAGGGGCATTTCTCGTAGCTGCCGGTTTTGAAGCACGACTTCCAGAACTTGGAGAAGAGCTTGTCTGCGTCTTTGGTGTTGGAGAGCCAGCCCTGGAATATTGGTTAGATATAGTGAGTTTTGTAGAATGGTGGTAGATTGCTACTTACAGAACCGGCAGCATAGTCTGTCGGATCCATCACGCCGTCGAGAACCATCCGTCCAACGCGGCCGGGGAACATGGACGCAAAGTAGTTGCCCAGGACACTGCCGTACGACCAGCCAATGTACTGGATCCGGGGGAGCGCTGCCTCGTCTCTTTTATGCGTCCTCAACTCGTCAATCTTGTCCACCATCTCGACCATGTCGCGAGCCACGCTGGCGGTGTTGACAAACTTCATTGCCTCGCCGTCAGGGTTCAtggcatcctcttctttgcatcGCAGAGATTGGAATCCCATGAGGCCTAGGCCGTATCCGATGGCTTGTTCTGTGTTGAGTGGCCCCCTGCCGTGGTTTTCCAAAGACCAGGATGTGCGGCCAAGTTGGTCTGAGCGGAAGCAGTCCACCGATGGCGTTGTCCTTGCAATACCTCGAGGGTCAAATGAAACAATCTCATATTGTCGCTTGCCTGGGATGTCGACGAGCAGTCTTTGGACGTTGATGCCCCTTTCGACGAGGTAGCTCACTCCTGAGAGCCCAGGACCGCCCGGGTTGACAAAGACGGTGCCGCCAAAGGTagcgtcgtcgtcgggcaCAGCAGCCGGCAACTTTATCATCGCGATGTGTACGAGGCGGGCATCGCTGGCGTTGCGCCAGTCCAGGGGGACGGAGAGGCGCGCGCACTTGAAGCCATTGTAGCAGTCGTGGTACTCGAGATTGCGGCTGGGGACGATGGAGGCCCAGTTGAATTCTTGGATTGGGCCTGTTGCGTTTGAGATGGGCGCGGTTGCAGCTGTAGACGTAGCCGCGAGAAGGGCAATTTGCATGATTCGAAGGAGCAACATCTTTACAATGAAAAGAGTTAAAAGTCAAGGTCAAGAGAATCAAAGGAGTCTTCGAGAGGAGGGTCGGAGGAAGACTCGagaaaaaagtcaaagaaggAGTCAATAGTATCgaaaaaggataaaaaagtgaggaagaagagaagagagaaataaatGAGAAAAACAACAGTTTCTCGAAAGGACACGATTAGAATATAAGGATTGCCTAGAGGCATGAGGACGACaagaagatttttttttcttcaaaaaaaggatttaaaaaaaagggggggagtgagaaaggaaggaatgaagaacaaggatgaaaagaaggataaagaagaagaataaaagaaagtattAAGGATAACGAATAATGGGTGAAGAATATGACAAAAGATTTCGGTTCTCTGAACGGGAGGGGGCCTTCTTATAGTCCTCGAATCCGAGCAGTCTACGTACACACTTCAGACTAGCATCGCCTCGCCTAACAAAAAGCCGCAACTTCATGATAAAGTTGTCAGGCTGAGCTTGAAACCATATCGGGCGAAACTCTCGTGGACATTGTGGGCGTGCTTCCGAAATCAAGGCCATCCCTCAGAGACGCGTAACGGTTGCCCACCCAAGACCCGTTTATAGCGCCTCAATCATCATAGTCGGGATGTATTTGGCTGTAAACAGAACCGATAACATGAACAATTTAACGGTTCGATGATCAAGGCCGGAGAACGCGGTCCTAAGACAAGGGATACAAAAGGCCAAATGTTGATATGATTGCTATGGTCTTTGAAAGTTCCGCCATGCAATGATATTGCGGCCCTTTACCAGATACGCCGAGTTGGATTACGCATCGTAGCAAAAGGGAAAGCTCAAGTGACCTCTCAGATTTTCTACTTAAGATTAAGCTACACGTACTGTAAATCCGCCACATTGCTATTTTGAGTGCCGGATGACGAAACTGTAGTTATTTTCTGAAACGTGTCAACAACTCTTTACAAAAGCGAATCTCCACGTAAGGCTTCTTTAGGGAGGGGGAAAGTACAAAGAACATCCCCCTTTATCGATACGCGGACAAGAAAGGAGTACGATTGATACCGCAGCTGGCAGAAGAGTATGCTTGTAATTCATGATGGCAGTCTGACTCTTTTGTTCAGCGTAACGAGCCTACAGACTTGAGGCAAATATCAGACCGGCAAACTAAATGATACAAAAAAAACCCTTAGAGAAAGGATATGAAATGCAGCCTTCCACATATTCAAGCAAGCCTAAATATTATTCTTTGCATtgatttaaataaattaggTAGCCGGCAATTGACAAGGCCTTATTCAAATGTCAAATATTGTATGATGGGATAAAGGCCGCCTCTCCGAGACAATGGTGATTGTGTATTTGACTAATATTGGCTGTAAAGTTCTATGATCATGCTTAATAGAAAGAACAAGCGCAATGTTGGCGATTGGTACAATACATGTCCGTCTGCATCACGAGATTCCAATATGCAGCTGCAACAACTCATGAAGACCACGTGTCTTTTTGAGGTCAAATTCTGCAATACTGGCGAATATTATATCGATATATACCTCAATCATCAGCTCAAGCGGCTGAAATAGATCACTTTACGAGCTGTTGCAATTGGCAATGCCGGCGCAAAGTGCTAGCATTGACCAACTTTTCCAGGTCTGTTTGCTTAGTTGCACCTCTCGTCCAATTTTGTCTTGGCGGTATGCCATtatgaaggaaaaggaatTCATTTCGTTTGACTTGAGCTTGATGATGCTCTAGATCACGAAACCTAGTTTTCCAAGTCATGGCAGTGCTAATGCTAGCCTTACAGTCGAACCAAGCCCTGGAATTAAGAAGGAAGTCTACTCCTGCAGTAACTAAACAATTAAACGAAAGAGAGCTATAACGTAATGCAAGGCCAAGAATATCTTCGTTGTGTCTATAGACGGCATCTTGATATGAGATGTAAGAGGTAGCACGGTTTTGAAGTTTAGCTATATGTTGTCTTAGCAATAAGTGATAATGAGAGGAGGATATTTCAGTAGTAGATGGAAACCTGCgaaaataagaagaataaaataagtaagcTTTAGTTAGATGCACACACCCAACTACTTACTGTATTCTATATCATCGCACATATGACAGCACTTTTCTATATTTGAATTTCACTAAAAGACAGAGTCTATCTGATCAAATTACatcccctttctttttcttgcttctaAGCAGTCTTCGAGAAGATCCCGACTTCTTTGTGTTTCTGGATCGTCTGTACCAAATACCTCCTCTTTTAGCTTGATTGCCTCTCGATGCCATTTCTCAGACTCATCATGTTCGCCCAGATCTTGGAGCGACATTGCAAAGTAATCCATGCTGTTCAATGTAGATGGATGGTATTTACCCAATACCTTCTCCCTCCCCCTAAATGCCTGATATTGCAGTACTTCCGACTCTTCATATTTGCCTACATCTGCAAGCGCAGATGCAAAGTTCTCCATGCTACTAAGTGTATCCGGATGATCTATGCCAAGCacccttttcctttgctcaAATGCCTGCTGGCACAtttcctctgcttctttaTATTTGCCTAGGCTTCCAAGCGCATATGCAAAGTTATTCATACTTAAAAGCGTATCCGGATGATTCATACCAAGcaccctttttctttgctcaaATGCCTGCTGGCACatttcctctgcctccttATATTTGCCTAGTCTCCCAAGCGCAGCTGCATAGTTATTCATACTATAAAGGGTATCCGGATGATTCATACCGAGCACCCTTTTTCTCTGCTCAAATGCCTGCTGGTGCATTTCATCTGACTCTTTATATTTGCCTAGGCTTCCAAGCGCATATGCAAAGTTATTCATACTAACAAGGGTATCCGGATGATCTATGCCAAgcaccttttttctttgctccaATACCTGCTTGCACatttcctctgcctcctcatACATTCCTCGTGTGCTGAATACAGTCGCGAGGCCACTCTTACTGTTGATTGTGTCCAGGTGGTTTTTTCCAAGCAGATTCTCTCTAACCTCATATACCTGTCGCAACATTCTCTCTGACTCTTCGGATTGGCCCAGCCTATCGAGCACAATTCCAAGATTATGCATGTGCCTCAGTGTGTTTGCATGCTCTTTGCCAAGCTGTTTCTCGTCAAGTTCTAGTGCGTGTCGATACAATCCTTCTGCTGTCTGATATCGTCCTAAATGATAATTGCCCTCAGCAACGTTGCTAAAAAGTCTAGATTCTGCTTGCGTGCCTGTCAAATGCTCTGGAAGCTCTAGAATGGCATGTGCGTGTGGTAGGCACCTCATCCATATCTTTCTATTGTCATGCTCTGGAAATGGCATCACCTCATTAAGCCGCTGTATCGCAGACGCGACCATCTCCTTCAGCTCCCCTTCTTTCTCTAGCCAGTTTCGCATTGCTAGTCGCACAAGCCGGTGCATATCAAAGAAATCTCCCCCCTCCTGTTGAGTAATGAATGCATATCCCTTCAGTGTACCAATTGCATCTACAGTCTCCAGTCTGGTAGATGTAGGCAAGAGATACTTGGGTATATCTTTCTCCATTAAGATGCTCATGAATCGAAGGTATTTTGCCGCCAGTGGATCATTGTGTAAAATCTGGTGAAACGAGATAAGCCACGTCGTAGCCACTGGGTTCTGGATCTCTTTGTATCGATGTCGATCCTCAAAATCTTTACTGAGTAAGCTGATCATATCCCTAGGATTTGACAGGCAAAGCTCAAGATATTCTGTGGTTGATACATGTTTTGTTGCCATGTATGCCGATGCTTGTCTGATGGCAAGCGGTAAATTTGCCAAGAGGTCGAGTAGCTTCCCCGTGGCCTCCGTATCACTGATTTGGCTCTCCTTTAGGCCTCTCTGCAGTAAATTCAAGGCCTCGTACTGGCCCATCTCTGTTACATTGAAAATGTTCTCCACGAGGATATCCAGCCTTACTGCTGCTTCACGATTTCGTGTTGTGAACAAGATGGAACCATTTCGACTGAACGGAAGATAAGCTGAGAGTTCGGCATCTCCAAAGAACAGCGCTACATCGTCCGCATTATCAATAACCAACAGCCAACTGCCACTGCTCTCTTCACTCAAGGCAGTCTTAACAAGCTGCTTAATATCAGCCATATCTTGGTCGATTCCCTTAACATTTAGCTGTTTGCCAATGTTGCGATAACCGTTTTCGAAACTGGTTGCGTCTATTGCGGGCACCCAGAAAATAGAGCAGCCT is a window encoding:
- a CDS encoding uncharacterized protein (EggNog:ENOG41~MEROPS:MER0000440), encoding MQIALLAATSTAATAPISNATGPIQEFNWASIVPSRNLEYHDCYNGFKCARLSVPLDWRNASDARLVHIAMIKLPAAVPDDDATFGGTVFVNPGGPGLSGVSYLVERGINVQRLLVDIPGKRQYEIVSFDPRGIARTTPSVDCFRSDQLGRTSWSLENHGRGPLNTEQAIGYGLGLMGFQSLRCKEEDAMNPDGEAMKFVNTASVARDMVEMVDKIDELRTHKRDEAALPRIQYIGWSYGSVLGNYFASMFPGRVGRMVLDGVMDPTDYAAGSGWLSNTKDADKLFSKFWKSCFKTGSYEKCPFLKTDKNWEAAQKRFHEWANRLDVYPMAVNSTLGGLMALRGEDVRRIVANAMYSPVQHFQPLAKALHKGMRGFPDQWPQWADLEVPKLGDALRGKDSNGSVSAMPQVKDEQGAAVLCGDGPDISARTIAWWTNHVSQQRKQSKLFGFSWASLRFRCAAWPFRANWDFQGPFRTPAHSANLEMDRPAAPLLFLGSNLDPVTPFGAAKEAASSHAGSVIVKQKSFGHTAWASAPSKCTWKIVSDYLALGTMPKNGTVCEADCGPWDAKCNAFEVSKKFDVDETAWNAMFEVKPPGQVRRTPLGLE
- a CDS encoding uncharacterized protein (EggNog:ENOG41) codes for the protein MAQRPSRREDFEIAIICALPLEYDAVALLFDEFWDKDGDTFGRAAGDLNHYTTGRIGKHDAVLALLSHMGKTNAASAAANMRSSYGALRLVILAGICGGVPHNGKDDVFLGDVVISSAVIQYDFGRHYPHGFMRKNTREDNFRKHDKNIGNFLTKFSTNTGQDKLHERTAHFLKQLQENAIKHQEKYRYPGANKDKLFESGYRHMHRKLATCICSSCHGRKDPVCDEALTSSCDDLGCDEEYLERSRTNKEQDEAQGPAIYIGAVASGDTVMKSGEDRDRIAKKEGVIAFEMEGAGAWEDLPCIVVKGICDYADCHKNKLWQDFAAATAASVLKAILEQYIQTDRSRGRLIEEPPKAHFLVPFGRNKNFVGRQAILSRLLEKIRPGGNKEDCQRTVIEGLGGVGKTQIALEAVYVLHNEHPGCSIFWVPAIDATSFENGYRNIGKQLNVKGIDQDMADIKQLVKTALSEESSGSWLLVIDNADDVALFFGDAELSAYLPFSRNGSILFTTRNREAAVRLDILVENIFNVTEMGQYEALNLLQRGLKESQISDTEATGKLLDLLANLPLAIRQASAYMATKHVSTTEYLELCLSNPRDMISLLSKDFEDRHRYKEIQNPVATTWLISFHQILHNDPLAAKYLRFMSILMEKDIPKYLLPTSTRLETVDAIGTLKGYAFITQQEGGDFFDMHRLVRLAMRNWLEKEGELKEMVASAIQRLNEVMPFPEHDNRKIWMRCLPHAHAILELPEHLTGTQAESRLFSNVAEGNYHLGRYQTAEGLYRHALELDEKQLGKEHANTLRHMHNLGIVLDRLGQSEESERMLRQVYEVRENLLGKNHLDTINSKSGLATVFSTRGMYEEAEEMCKQVLEQRKKVLGIDHPDTLVSMNNFAYALGSLGKYKESDEMHQQAFEQRKRVLGMNHPDTLYSMNNYAAALGRLGKYKEAEEMCQQAFEQRKRVLGMNHPDTLLSMNNFAYALGSLGKYKEAEEMCQQAFEQRKRVLGIDHPDTLSSMENFASALADVGKYEESEVLQYQAFRGREKVLGKYHPSTLNSMDYFAMSLQDLGEHDESEKWHREAIKLKEEVFGTDDPETQRSRDLLEDCLEARKRKGM